One genomic window of Bacteroidales bacterium includes the following:
- a CDS encoding NAD(P)/FAD-dependent oxidoreductase — protein sequence MQKKKTVIKNLYFAGEIIDLDAETGGYNFQTAFSTGWLAGKSCVKDK from the coding sequence ATGCAGAAAAAGAAAACAGTTATAAAAAATTTATATTTTGCAGGCGAAATAATCGACCTTGATGCAGAAACCGGCGGATATAACTTTCAAACAGCATTTTCAACGGGTTGGTTGGCGGGGAAATCTTGTGTTAAAGATAAATAA
- a CDS encoding NAD(P)/FAD-dependent oxidoreductase, producing the protein MKYDVIVIGAGASGMLAAINAAENGANVLLLEKMNSEGRKMLISGKGRCNITNTAYQSEYFKKIFPKGKFLKHAFSTFFTKDIINLLENKGLKTKEERGGRVFPESNSAADVVNTLRIILKEKNVTIKKDSKAEDIKTKDGKVIGIKISGKKEIILCDNVILCTGGKSYPATGSTGDGYALAKKLGHTINPVRPALVPVITEGDTAEKLQGLSLKNVNASVWINGKKRKDEFGEMMFAHFGLTGPIILTLSRTVVDALINKNEVEISIDLKPALDEKKLDARLQRELSNNGKKQIKNIMKNLLPSKMIPVILDMTEINADKECHQITSKERKRLKNILKDFRFKISGYRSFNEAIITAGGVETNEIDSKTMMSKLIKNLYFAGEIIDLDAETGGYNFQIAFSTGWLAGKSCVKLFE; encoded by the coding sequence ATGAAGTACGATGTTATAGTAATAGGTGCCGGAGCTTCCGGTATGCTTGCAGCAATAAATGCAGCAGAAAACGGTGCAAATGTTTTGCTTTTAGAAAAAATGAATAGTGAAGGCAGAAAAATGTTGATTTCCGGAAAGGGAAGATGCAACATTACAAATACTGCTTATCAATCTGAATACTTCAAAAAAATCTTCCCGAAAGGAAAATTTTTGAAACATGCATTTTCAACTTTCTTCACAAAAGATATTATTAATTTACTTGAAAATAAAGGGCTTAAAACGAAAGAAGAAAGAGGCGGTCGTGTGTTTCCCGAAAGCAATAGTGCTGCTGATGTTGTTAATACTCTTCGTATTATTTTAAAAGAAAAAAATGTAACAATAAAAAAAGATTCAAAAGCAGAAGATATAAAAACCAAAGACGGGAAAGTTATTGGCATAAAAATATCCGGCAAGAAAGAAATTATTTTATGTGATAATGTAATATTATGTACAGGCGGTAAATCATATCCTGCAACCGGTTCTACAGGTGACGGTTATGCTTTGGCAAAAAAACTCGGACATACAATTAATCCTGTACGACCTGCATTAGTTCCGGTAATAACAGAGGGAGATACAGCAGAAAAACTTCAAGGTTTAAGTTTAAAAAATGTAAATGCTTCTGTTTGGATTAACGGTAAGAAACGCAAAGACGAATTCGGAGAAATGATGTTTGCTCATTTCGGTTTGACCGGACCCATTATTTTAACTTTGAGCCGCACTGTTGTTGACGCATTGATCAATAAAAATGAAGTTGAAATCTCTATAGATTTGAAACCCGCACTTGATGAAAAAAAGTTAGATGCAAGACTTCAGCGTGAATTAAGCAATAACGGAAAGAAACAAATAAAAAACATAATGAAAAATTTGCTCCCGTCAAAGATGATTCCTGTAATACTTGATATGACTGAAATAAATGCAGATAAAGAATGCCATCAAATTACTTCAAAGGAAAGAAAACGCTTAAAGAATATATTAAAGGATTTCAGATTTAAAATTTCAGGTTATCGTTCTTTTAATGAAGCAATTATAACAGCTGGAGGAGTAGAAACCAATGAAATTGATTCTAAAACCATGATGTCGAAACTCATAAAAAATTTATATTTTGCTGGCGAAATTATTGATCTTGATGCAGAAACCGGCGGATATAACTTTCAAATTGCATTTTCAACGGGTTGGTTGGCGGGGAAATCTTGTGTAAAACTGTTTGAATAA
- a CDS encoding lamin tail domain-containing protein — MKKLIFLSLIIFPFFLNAQVNDDFTDGNITSSPVWEGDIASFQVSDPPTSGDGAINSDAGNDAFVLSSLPNTNDAIITTASNIAYGEWIFSVADGRNWSISNVNDYKIILISDDNTVANLTDGALNFNGYFFRFDGGEEDQFILYKQTGTDSEIIIDTDFPASLDGPVPLGRTIKITRSISGDWTVFIDEGFEIIPTTQYGTANDNTHTSCSYFGIATDIANPSAARLLYFDNLQITPLPTNDQTSQVNTGAGTEPTSISSLIDTQGEAIFVFDFNFSDPASGDLLPTVIDQLQITQGTLNEISDWTNAIAGATITGPDISTPLQGIINAQEIIFNSDDFISIADGGNETYELNIWLNTDLSNISDNENLDFKLDYINIVTDISGSGFGSGVIESGAESINITATSIIFNNTPNHVLINSDFTISVNAVDENNNTDSDFTGNVTLSLLSGTGTLSSTTGLSQNFVSGEYTWNDLQYDTEEIFTLSASSSIGTVNSTEITCVSSIVYLDDDFEDGNLTNWQSANIERWQASTDDPINETYSLKHIFDNLDSGIDQISHPLSSVDFSGETKAWRFQVRYENSAPSGNNNWSVFLMADNDDTEMLPDGNINGYLIGINFSETDDIVKLCEITNGAATPVINTGFDWNNTNSSQAKGFEILRTSAGDWEVKIDEDGGFDNLTSYGTTNNSIYTNANYFGIYYKYSSSLDRKLWIDDVYFGVEIPDIEPPQVDTVIVNTPNTLLVIFNEDVSQATAEIITNYFVNNSIGNPVSASLDGSDHKIVNLQFSDQFIENQENIITISNIEDENENILITVDKTFTWLNIDAVSASATSDTTIYVIFSKEIDVITAQTLTNYTVNNAIGNPENATVDGSNNKLVHLEFTNSFVLEQDYILSVSNVQDTYGNIMVNKDLNFTYYEVSPYDIIINEIMCDVNPAPEALPVHEYLELYNNSEYDINFTGWTLQIGDNTERELPSVILPSGEYAIICEDDAETEFQAFGITVPILYPSELTVSGKRLLLKSNNGDIVEDLTYSDEWYDDDDKDGGGWSIERIDPLNFCGEDENWTVTMDYTGGTPGRINSVYAVNPDLSSPEVTELEYISSKHIKVHFSEKVNTESAEIVGNYTLNSTVNPTTAIISSEDGSIVNLNFADNFNIGNNTIQIQNIEDNCNNVMDDFSGNFEYQLIYPGSVEVMSENQLRVHFSEKVEILSAQLPENYSVDGAIGNPDIAIISNSDSSIVNLQFSGSFILEQSYTLSISNVEDINENVMNSADIEFTYYIPKPFDIVINEIMCDINPAPTPLPEERYIELYNTSSFDLDLTNWTFLSEGQTERIFPYITLHYNDFLILCEEGKEDLFAQYGDVLPILTSSDITVSGRNLKLMTPDNTIIEELNYSDEWYDDDEHDNGGWSLERIDPLNFCGENDNWTVCTGDHGTPGQTNSVNASNQDNTAPELIDVHIVASNYLLLEFDENISYSSGSDTLNFTVNPGINYPNVAYVDPEERTKVHLLFQNYFSDEQDYILMVEGVKDNCDNEIQTTGFDFTYHLIYPVELWIKDEKRLKIKFSETVDLGTGTSILNYTCNRDVGNPEFAIRETADTTIIHLQFAEAFPDGEEITLSINNIEDINGNVMDNAEMTFTYYTPKAGDIVINEVLFNPFPYGVDFVEIYNRTQYDIDLINIQIAARDDENLDSIISISPLSETNLYIAPESYMAFTEKKDSVLRDYMSENQENLLEIESLPTFPDETGIVLIMYKTDTIIDEFSYHEDMHFKLLDGEGVSLERVNYDKETQEPSNWHSASEVVGFATPAYKNSQFVEAGDPSNDPVNVEPHVFSPDNDGYDDYANINYKFQDPGYVATVYIFDAKGRIVKQLANNLLLPTEGTLVWDGLYVDNRIANAGTYLVYFKVFDLNGTVKLYKKTVVLAKKI, encoded by the coding sequence TGTATGGGAGGGTGATATTGCAAGCTTTCAAGTTTCAGATCCTCCGACTTCCGGAGACGGAGCTATTAACAGCGATGCCGGAAACGATGCTTTTGTTTTGAGCAGTTTGCCTAATACAAATGATGCAATTATAACTACCGCAAGCAATATTGCATACGGAGAATGGATTTTCTCTGTTGCGGACGGCAGAAACTGGTCGATTTCGAATGTAAATGATTACAAAATAATTTTAATATCAGACGACAATACTGTTGCAAACCTTACCGACGGGGCATTAAATTTCAACGGTTATTTTTTTAGATTTGACGGAGGCGAAGAAGACCAATTCATACTGTACAAACAAACAGGAACAGATTCGGAAATTATTATTGATACCGATTTTCCTGCTTCTCTTGACGGACCGGTACCCTTAGGCAGAACAATAAAAATAACAAGGAGTATAAGTGGTGATTGGACTGTTTTTATAGATGAAGGATTTGAAATAATACCAACAACACAATACGGAACAGCAAATGACAATACTCATACAAGTTGCTCTTATTTTGGAATTGCTACTGATATTGCAAACCCCTCAGCAGCAAGGTTATTGTATTTTGATAATCTGCAAATTACACCTCTCCCAACCAACGACCAAACATCACAAGTAAACACAGGAGCAGGCACAGAACCGACATCAATATCATCATTAATTGACACACAAGGCGAAGCAATATTTGTTTTTGACTTTAATTTTTCTGATCCGGCATCGGGTGATCTTTTACCGACTGTAATAGACCAACTACAAATAACGCAAGGAACACTTAACGAAATATCTGATTGGACAAATGCAATTGCCGGAGCAACAATAACAGGCCCTGATATTTCAACACCTTTACAAGGCATAATAAATGCACAAGAAATAATTTTCAATTCTGACGATTTTATTTCAATAGCAGACGGCGGTAATGAAACTTACGAATTAAATATTTGGTTGAATACAGATTTGTCAAACATAAGCGATAACGAAAATCTTGATTTCAAACTTGACTACATTAATATAGTTACCGATATATCAGGCTCAGGTTTTGGTTCCGGTGTTATAGAAAGCGGTGCAGAAAGCATAAATATTACAGCAACAAGTATTATTTTCAACAATACACCTAACCATGTATTAATAAACAGCGACTTTACAATCAGTGTAAATGCTGTTGATGAAAATAATAACACTGACAGCGATTTTACCGGAAATGTAACATTATCATTACTAAGCGGCACAGGAACACTTAGCTCAACAACCGGATTGTCTCAAAATTTTGTATCCGGTGAATATACTTGGAACGATTTACAATATGATACAGAAGAAATTTTTACACTTTCGGCAAGTTCTTCAATCGGAACAGTAAACAGCACCGAAATTACTTGTGTAAGCAGTATAGTTTACCTTGATGACGATTTTGAAGACGGCAACCTTACCAATTGGCAATCAGCAAATATTGAAAGGTGGCAAGCAAGCACAGATGATCCGATAAACGAGACTTATTCATTAAAACATATTTTCGATAATCTTGACAGTGGTATTGATCAAATATCACACCCGCTAAGTTCAGTCGATTTTTCCGGAGAAACCAAAGCATGGCGATTTCAAGTAAGATACGAAAATTCGGCACCATCCGGCAATAATAATTGGTCGGTTTTTCTTATGGCTGATAATGATGATACTGAAATGTTGCCGGACGGAAATATAAACGGATACCTCATAGGTATTAACTTTTCTGAAACCGATGATATTGTTAAACTGTGTGAAATAACAAACGGTGCGGCAACACCTGTAATAAATACGGGATTCGATTGGAATAACACAAACTCATCGCAAGCAAAAGGTTTTGAAATATTAAGAACTTCGGCAGGCGACTGGGAAGTTAAAATTGATGAAGACGGAGGTTTTGACAACCTTACATCATACGGAACAACCAATAATTCAATATATACAAATGCAAACTATTTCGGAATTTATTATAAATACAGTTCATCATTAGACAGAAAACTTTGGATTGACGATGTATATTTCGGCGTTGAAATCCCTGATATTGAGCCGCCACAAGTTGACACCGTAATAGTAAACACACCAAACACCTTACTGGTAATATTTAACGAAGATGTTTCACAAGCAACTGCCGAAATTATTACAAATTATTTCGTTAATAACTCAATAGGAAATCCGGTCTCAGCAAGTTTAGACGGTTCAGATCACAAAATCGTAAACTTACAATTTTCCGATCAATTTATTGAAAATCAAGAAAACATTATTACAATCAGCAATATTGAAGACGAAAATGAAAATATACTTATAACTGTTGATAAAACATTTACATGGTTAAATATTGATGCTGTTTCTGCAAGTGCAACTTCCGATACTACAATATATGTTATATTTTCAAAAGAAATTGATGTAATTACAGCTCAAACTCTTACAAATTATACTGTTAATAATGCAATAGGAAATCCGGAAAATGCAACTGTTGACGGAAGTAATAACAAACTTGTTCATCTTGAATTTACAAACAGTTTTGTTTTAGAACAAGATTATATTTTAAGCGTTTCAAATGTTCAAGATACGTACGGTAATATAATGGTAAACAAAGACCTAAATTTCACATATTATGAAGTTAGTCCCTATGACATTATTATAAATGAAATCATGTGTGATGTAAACCCTGCTCCGGAAGCTCTTCCCGTTCATGAATATCTTGAATTATATAACAATTCGGAATATGACATAAATTTTACAGGATGGACTTTACAAATCGGGGATAATACTGAAAGAGAACTTCCTTCTGTTATACTGCCTTCCGGAGAATATGCAATAATTTGTGAAGACGATGCCGAAACTGAATTTCAAGCTTTCGGTATTACTGTTCCGATTCTTTACCCGTCAGAATTAACTGTTTCTGGCAAACGATTGTTGTTAAAAAGTAATAACGGGGATATTGTTGAGGACCTTACATATTCAGACGAATGGTATGATGATGATGATAAAGACGGCGGAGGATGGTCAATTGAACGTATTGACCCCTTGAATTTTTGCGGTGAAGATGAAAATTGGACGGTAACTATGGATTATACAGGAGGAACACCCGGAAGAATTAATTCGGTTTATGCAGTTAATCCTGATCTCTCATCTCCTGAAGTTACTGAATTGGAATATATTTCTTCTAAACATATCAAAGTGCATTTTTCTGAAAAAGTTAATACTGAAAGTGCAGAAATTGTCGGGAATTATACATTGAACAGTACTGTAAATCCAACAACTGCAATTATTAGTTCAGAAGACGGGTCGATAGTAAATCTTAATTTTGCCGATAATTTTAATATTGGAAATAATACAATCCAAATTCAAAATATTGAAGATAACTGCAATAATGTTATGGATGATTTTTCCGGAAACTTTGAATATCAACTGATTTATCCCGGTTCTGTTGAAGTAATGTCAGAAAACCAATTAAGAGTACACTTTTCAGAAAAAGTTGAAATTTTATCTGCACAATTACCGGAAAATTATTCTGTTGACGGAGCTATAGGCAATCCGGACATTGCGATTATCAGCAATTCAGACAGCAGTATAGTAAATTTACAATTTTCGGGTAGTTTTATTCTTGAACAAAGCTATACTTTAAGTATATCTAATGTAGAAGATATAAATGAGAATGTTATGAATTCTGCTGATATTGAATTTACATATTATATTCCGAAACCGTTTGATATTGTCATAAATGAAATTATGTGTGATATTAATCCGGCTCCTACACCGCTTCCGGAAGAAAGATACATAGAATTATATAACACATCTTCTTTTGATTTGGATCTTACAAATTGGACTTTTTTATCTGAAGGACAAACAGAAAGAATTTTTCCTTATATTACTTTGCACTATAATGACTTTTTGATTTTATGTGAGGAGGGCAAAGAAGATTTGTTTGCTCAATACGGAGATGTTTTACCGATATTAACTTCAAGTGATATCACAGTTTCAGGCAGGAACTTGAAATTGATGACCCCCGACAATACAATTATAGAAGAATTAAACTATTCTGATGAATGGTATGATGATGATGAACACGATAACGGCGGATGGTCTTTGGAACGAATAGATCCTCTAAATTTTTGCGGAGAAAATGATAATTGGACAGTATGCACGGGAGATCACGGAACCCCCGGACAAACCAATTCCGTTAACGCATCAAATCAAGACAACACAGCTCCGGAATTAATTGATGTTCACATTGTTGCGTCAAATTATTTGCTTCTTGAGTTTGATGAAAATATCAGTTATTCAAGCGGAAGTGATACTTTGAATTTTACCGTAAATCCCGGCATAAATTACCCCAATGTTGCTTATGTCGATCCTGAAGAAAGAACTAAAGTTCATCTTTTATTTCAAAATTATTTTTCGGATGAACAAGATTATATATTAATGGTTGAGGGAGTTAAAGATAATTGTGATAATGAAATTCAAACAACAGGTTTTGATTTTACATATCATTTAATTTATCCTGTTGAACTTTGGATAAAAGATGAAAAAAGATTAAAAATTAAATTTTCTGAAACGGTTGATCTCGGAACCGGAACAAGTATCTTAAACTATACTTGTAATAGAGATGTAGGAAATCCCGAATTTGCAATAAGAGAAACAGCAGACACAACAATAATTCATTTACAATTTGCCGAAGCATTTCCTGACGGTGAAGAAATAACTTTAAGTATAAATAATATAGAAGATATTAACGGAAATGTTATGGATAATGCCGAAATGACTTTTACATATTATACACCAAAAGCAGGAGATATTGTGATAAATGAAGTCCTGTTTAATCCGTTCCCGTATGGTGTTGATTTTGTTGAAATATATAATCGAACACAATACGATATAGATCTTATTAATATTCAAATAGCTGCAAGAGATGATGAAAATCTTGACAGCATCATATCAATTTCACCTCTTTCAGAAACGAACTTATATATCGCACCTGAAAGCTATATGGCATTTACTGAAAAAAAGGATAGTGTATTAAGAGATTATATGAGTGAAAATCAAGAAAATTTGTTGGAAATTGAGAGCCTTCCAACATTCCCTGATGAAACAGGTATAGTTTTGATAATGTATAAAACAGATACAATTATTGATGAATTCAGCTATCATGAAGATATGCATTTTAAATTATTAGATGGTGAAGGAGTATCTTTGGAAAGGGTAAATTATGATAAAGAAACCCAAGAACCGTCTAATTGGCATTCTGCATCAGAAGTTGTTGGTTTTGCAACACCGGCTTACAAAAATTCACAGTTTGTTGAAGCAGGAGACCCAAGTAACGATCCGGTAAATGTCGAACCACATGTTTTTTCGCCGGATAATGACGGTTATGATGATTATGCCAATATTAATTATAAATTTCAAGACCCCGGATATGTTGCAACAGTATATATTTTTGATGCAAAAGGCAGAATTGTAAAACAATTGGCAAATAATCTTTTATTACCTACAGAAGGAACATTAGTTTGGGACGGTTTATATGTTGATAACAGAATTGCTAATGCCGGAACATATCTGGTTTACTTTAAAGTATTTGATTTGAACGGAACAGTGAAGCTTTATAAAAAGACAGTTGTATTGGCAAAAAAAATATAA
- a CDS encoding virulence RhuM family protein gives MEQAKYNEIAVYETEDGKIKINVLFENENLWLNQKLMAQLFECSVDNISLHLKNVFAEKELNKNSVVEEYSTTAKDGKKYKTKHYSLEAVISVGYRVNTSRGTQFRIWATDKLKRYILKGFAIDKDRFIHGSRFDARYFDELLEEIREIRASERMVYQKITDIYTTSIDYSVDTVETERFFATVQNKLHFAITGKTAAEKEVAHQLAFNKYEKYRVKQDKNYISDFDNVIKQLKGKK, from the coding sequence ATGGAACAAGCTAAATATAATGAAATAGCTGTTTACGAAACTGAAGACGGCAAAATTAAAATAAATGTATTATTCGAAAACGAAAACCTTTGGCTTAATCAAAAGCTAATGGCACAACTGTTTGAGTGCAGTGTAGATAATATTTCGCTTCATTTAAAAAATGTTTTTGCAGAAAAAGAATTAAATAAAAATTCAGTTGTCGAGGAATACTCGACAACTGCAAAAGATGGTAAAAAATATAAAACCAAACATTATTCTCTTGAAGCTGTAATATCTGTTGGTTATAGGGTAAATACTTCTCGCGGAACGCAATTTCGTATTTGGGCAACCGATAAACTTAAAAGATATATTTTAAAAGGTTTTGCCATCGACAAAGACCGATTTATTCACGGTTCTCGTTTCGATGCTCGCTATTTTGATGAACTTCTTGAAGAAATTAGAGAAATTCGTGCAAGCGAACGAATGGTATATCAAAAAATAACCGACATTTATACTACATCTATAGATTATTCGGTTGATACAGTTGAAACAGAACGCTTTTTTGCTACAGTTCAGAACAAACTACATTTTGCTATTACCGGAAAAACTGCTGCCGAAAAAGAAGTAGCACATCAGCTTGCTTTTAATAAATATGAAAAATATAGAGTAAAGCAAGATAAAAATTACATATCCGATTTCGATAATGTAATTAAACAATTAAAAGGTAAAAAGTAA
- a CDS encoding restriction endonuclease encodes MNKPPLTIKILKEIYKIEIGSSAKGVDLPSANINTNIKVTSIKQPQSSSPFKDAKQKIFGLGYNLLVFVYEKIDDNKTKTTNLNFVSCAFINADRTADYTTTYRLREMLQDGANEEDITAYLTDRNIPADEITLMSVASEIINNPPKQGYLTISNALQWRLQYGRIVRLEEKINGINKIIDKITG; translated from the coding sequence ATGAATAAACCACCATTAACAATTAAAATATTAAAAGAAATCTACAAAATAGAAATCGGAAGCTCAGCAAAAGGTGTTGATTTGCCTTCTGCTAATATTAATACAAATATTAAGGTAACTTCCATAAAGCAACCACAATCTTCAAGTCCTTTTAAAGATGCGAAACAAAAAATATTTGGTTTGGGCTATAATTTACTTGTCTTTGTTTATGAAAAGATTGATGATAACAAAACAAAAACGACTAATTTGAATTTTGTAAGCTGTGCATTTATTAATGCCGACAGAACTGCTGATTATACAACAACTTACCGCTTGCGAGAAATGTTGCAAGATGGTGCAAATGAAGAAGATATTACCGCATACTTAACAGACAGAAATATTCCTGCTGATGAAATTACATTAATGTCTGTTGCAAGTGAAATTATTAATAATCCGCCAAAACAAGGATATTTAACCATATCAAATGCTTTACAGTGGAGATTACAATATGGCAGGATTGTAAGATTAGAAGAGAAAATCAACGGAATAAATAAAATCATTGATAAAATAACCGGATGA
- a CDS encoding SAM-dependent methyltransferase yields MMNNSFKQINPNVLDFIGNELSEIQHLNKINDKLQSLCGIINFFENKNEILNFKEKFLQSEDRKKIANKSEFGDYQTNSELTDNICKLLKSKKNNPNIVFEPTFGKGNFIISVLNNFENIEKLYGVEIYKPYVWKTKLKILDYFLKNPHRNKPEIKLFHANFFDFDIKKNIKFTETDKFLIIGNPPWVTNSELSGIGSKNLPRKVNFKKHKGLDALTGKGNFDIAEYISNSLLTLFSRSSGNFAFLVKNIVIKNILYEQAKVKHKIGEIEKYKINAKKEFKVSVNASLFFCNLNTKPAFTCSEYDFYTKEKLKTFGRTNNKFVSNIETYQKHKNFDGKCQYEWRQGMKHDASKIMELEQKNGYYVNKFNDKIELEPDLVYGILKSSDLKGKTLNKTRKFTIVTQKKIGQPTSYIKDEYPKTYNYLQNNIEHFNKRKSSIYKGKPLFSIFGIGDYSFKPYKIAISGLYKQLNFTLIKPNENKPIMLDDTCYFIGFDDLEEAEIIWSLLQSENTKTFLKSLIFSDAKRSVTKDLLMRIDFVQIMKSFNQAKDNKLNYIQLRQRITPAEQTKLILFG; encoded by the coding sequence ATGATGAACAATTCATTTAAACAGATCAACCCAAATGTTCTTGATTTTATAGGGAATGAATTGTCCGAAATACAGCATTTAAACAAAATTAATGATAAATTACAAAGTTTATGCGGCATTATTAATTTTTTTGAGAATAAGAATGAAATTTTAAATTTTAAAGAGAAATTTTTGCAATCAGAAGATAGAAAAAAAATTGCAAATAAGTCTGAATTTGGTGATTATCAGACAAATTCAGAACTTACAGACAATATTTGTAAATTATTAAAATCAAAAAAGAACAATCCGAATATTGTTTTTGAGCCGACATTCGGAAAAGGCAATTTTATTATTTCTGTGCTGAATAATTTTGAAAACATTGAAAAATTATACGGAGTAGAAATTTACAAGCCTTATGTTTGGAAAACCAAACTAAAAATTTTAGATTATTTTCTGAAAAACCCACACCGGAATAAACCTGAAATAAAACTTTTTCATGCTAATTTTTTTGATTTTGATATAAAAAAGAATATAAAATTTACAGAAACAGACAAATTTTTGATTATAGGAAATCCTCCTTGGGTAACAAATAGTGAACTTTCGGGAATAGGTTCGAAAAATCTTCCCCGAAAAGTCAATTTTAAAAAACATAAAGGATTAGATGCTCTCACAGGAAAAGGAAATTTTGATATTGCCGAATATATTTCAAATTCATTACTCACTTTATTTTCAAGGTCATCCGGAAACTTTGCTTTTCTTGTTAAAAATATAGTTATTAAAAACATTTTGTACGAACAAGCAAAAGTAAAACACAAAATAGGAGAGATTGAAAAATATAAAATTAATGCAAAAAAAGAATTTAAAGTTTCAGTAAATGCAAGTTTATTTTTCTGCAATTTAAACACAAAACCGGCATTTACTTGTTCGGAATATGACTTTTACACAAAAGAAAAACTAAAAACTTTCGGCCGGACAAATAATAAGTTTGTTTCTAATATTGAAACCTATCAAAAACATAAAAATTTTGACGGTAAATGCCAATACGAATGGAGACAAGGAATGAAACATGATGCGTCAAAAATAATGGAATTGGAACAAAAAAACGGGTATTATGTGAATAAATTTAATGACAAGATTGAATTAGAACCCGATTTAGTTTACGGCATACTCAAAAGTTCTGATTTAAAAGGCAAAACACTTAATAAAACAAGAAAATTTACGATTGTTACACAGAAAAAAATAGGACAACCAACTTCCTACATAAAAGACGAATATCCTAAAACCTATAATTATCTGCAAAACAATATTGAACATTTTAATAAAAGAAAATCAAGTATTTACAAAGGGAAACCTCTATTTTCAATTTTCGGAATTGGCGATTATTCATTTAAACCATACAAAATAGCAATTTCAGGATTGTATAAACAATTGAATTTCACATTAATAAAGCCGAATGAAAATAAACCAATTATGCTTGATGATACTTGTTATTTTATAGGTTTTGATGATTTAGAAGAAGCTGAAATTATCTGGTCATTATTACAATCAGAAAACACAAAAACATTTTTAAAATCACTTATTTTCAGCGATGCGAAGCGCTCAGTAACAAAGGATTTATTAATGCGAATTGATTTTGTTCAAATTATGAAATCATTTAATCAAGCAAAAGATAATAAATTAAATTACATACAATTAAGACAACGAATAACACCGGCAGAGCAGACAAAACTAATTTTGTTCGGATGA